In the Populus trichocarpa isolate Nisqually-1 chromosome 1, P.trichocarpa_v4.1, whole genome shotgun sequence genome, taagaaattataataaagtcaaCATCTACTCCAAATACATAACAAAGATAATACAAACTCAAGtaagacataataaaaacaaacacatatataattaacactCAATTATTAGTTTCGTTGAGTGTTATAATCATTCCACATGGTTGATgcaatcatttctctttttgttatccACTCCCTATTCTCTTCCCTTTCCTCCCGTTGACTTAAGTTGATTGTTCGTCTAATTGGTTCACTTTCCGAACATATTTCTTCCATAAGAAAGTCATAAGGATCAACTCTCATTATATGATTATGAATAATACAACATGCAAGCACAACATCTACTTGTGTTTCATAAGACCAAAAAGATTTTCCATCAATTGATCTAAAACGACTCTTCAAAATACCAAACCATCGCTCAATAGCGGTTCTCAATGAAGAGTGTCGAAGATTAAATagctccttttcattttctagtGAACGTTCTGTAAACTCATTCAAGTGATATTGAACTCCACGAAAAGgagaaatgatttcttttttaataccGTAACCAGCATCACTAAGATAATATTTccctacaaattaaaaaaaatctattattgtCTTTATCTAATAAgacattttatatgtttattgcatataataaatactttattatatACCTTCTGGAATTTTTAGACCACTAGGTCTTGATAATGCATCACATAAAACTCATGAATCATGTGCACTTCCTTCCCAGCcagctaaaacatatataaacttcaaatcaaaagttatagctgcTAAAACATTTTGTGTTGTTCCTTCTTTTCGACCTCGAAACTTTCCTTAAATCTCAACAGGAACATTTGCAGGAACATGGTTACCATCAATTGCTCCCACACAATCCtatataaacaagaaaaaataatttataaccttttcttctaaatataattaattaatgtataaaaatattgatattgttctcataccttaaaataaggatagaatCTTCGATTATTAATTATCTATGTTGGAACTGTATCATCTAGATCTTTAATAaggtgtttgtataacttaagaactgcttttaaaacaattctaaagtaACGATGGATAGTTTCAACAGACCTATAGTATATACcactaataaaatgaaatctttGGTTTTGGCCTACAATTTGTAAGAACACAATTACTTGCTCCCTAATAGACACATTTTGAGTTGATAGTAATAGGTCACGACTTGTGAGAACATCACACAATCTATATAAGACAACTGGTTTCATACGAATTTGTTCAACGCAATGTTTATCACCTCGATTCAAAATGTTGTCAATATAGAATTCTCGTTGAGCAATTGTATTTATACGTGGTTCTCTTGGTATAtaaattctatttctttcttgttcaataATAGATACCCCTGTAGCTATCATAGTTACAGCTGCTCCCATACATGCTGCATGAATTATCTTACTATCCATAACATGAAAGTGAAGTTTTCtgataacaaaacctaaaaatttagggaaataaatattaaaaaaagcatataaaatacttacacaatcaatataataaattatgctCAAAGAAGCTGACAATGTATAATAGTTATGGCAATGATATCTGATTCCCTAAACAAACAaggtcttaaaatatattatttaagaccataaaattcaatttctcgATGATAAAACCCTTTAGAAAATTATACAATTCATAAGTTCACAACGATCAATAGACATTACGCAATGAAATCCATATAATTACTGGAATGGTCCCACAAATTTATCCATATGTaacaaatataatcaaacactaatcgtgaattaatcaaagcaaaataaaacaagcaCGTTTATAAATATAGCAAATTAAAGCAATAATTGTAGCAACAATCACGCTTTTTCTATGGTGGAGGTGTTATCCACATTTTTAGACTTGTATGTTTAACTTCCTCTCAGCCTTACTTCCTCTCGGTTCTCTAATTCTCCTGTTCTCTAATTCCCTTTACTTCCTCTCGGTTCTCTAATTCCCCTTACTTCCTCTCTCTGTGCACAAAGAAGCAGAACAAAGATCAAAGATTCAAGGGGCAAGAGGGCTAGACCTCAAAGACCTGCTCCTCCTTCCCAGTTCTCCTCCCTCGCTCCCCCGGCTACTTGTACTGATAACGCtgggacttgaaaaaaaaaagagcaagggtTGTTCCTCAACACATAATCCCTCGGTCACTGATTCCCCACCCTTTTtacttttcctctctctttttgtgCTTCCACCCGGGCATAATCCCTCGGTGACTGATTCCCCCCCTTtacttttcctctctctctttgtgcTCACTGATTCCCCCCCCCTTTtacttttcctctctctctttgtgcTTCCACCCGGGCATAATcctttggttatgttatggaaacaTGAGTCTTTTTTTGAGAGGGGAGTGAATAGGGTGGCTTGATCCAGGGACGGGGAAACGGGGTAGGGACTGCTTTTTGATGGGGAAGTTTGGGGATTTTGTTATCtgtgagtttttttgtttttcttcattcggCTAGTGATGTGGGTTCTCTTGGCTGCTCTTATTTGCTGCTGCTTTTTATGGCTTGCTTGATGAATTGTGTTCTTGCatttatcatgtttttcattattattgtaGAGTTTGAGGtcagatgaagaagaaaaatgtgaCGAGgtaagatgaagaagaaaactatgTCATGGAAAAAATGTGACAGGTAGCAGATTTATCATGGTTTGTTTGCTTTCTGTGAACAACATGGAAAAAAACATAGAGTTTTGTTCGGAACAGATACAACAAATTAAACAAGATCAAAGGATTTATGCCATAATTCTAACTACAGATCTAAACAAAGAAGATgaaaacataaaggaaataatAGAGAGacatttgaggaaaaaaaatacctaaaataaGAGGAATATGGTTCAATTGTTCCAGAGATATGCTTCAATTGTTCTTGCTTCAATTGTTTCCGGAAAGAAAttagagagacagagagagacaTGGATTTGAGAAGATGTTGTGTTTTATGTAAAGAAAGGaaggtgttttctttttcttatcataaggaaaacactttcttgctATGAAagttacttttttcttttgaccgGAATTAACTTTCCTTTGACTAACTTTCCGTATGATTGCCAAACATGGGAAAATAAGGAAAATGGTTTCCAGGAATTTGTTTTCCTGGAAACAAATAAGGCAGAAGTCAAATTCTcgattaataaaatattaaagaatgaaattcgaaaagaaagtttcaataaaaaagggatctaaaacaaaacaaataacaattaagaaaataaaggaccaaatttaaaataaaaataaaatgaaataaaataaaatgttgagggatgaaatagaaaaacaaattcaattaagaaaaatagaaaaatagcaatcaaaagaatatcaTTTGTGTGAGTGGCATGTTActttgagatttaaaaaaatctcaattctatgatttaaaatagaacaagcagaaataaaaagaacatagaCTAAATCTAAAAAGGAAATTGAGGAGGAGTTGCTTTTAAACTTTGCAGATCCATGCACAAAAATcaaggagaaaagagaaaagaaaaaaaaaagtcatcggTGCCATACCAGAAGGGCATTAGTCATACACGTAGTCGAATGATGGAGGAGCTGTTGTGAAGATTCAAATGTTGCCACTTAAACTATCATTTGACCACTGAAAAACATAACACACGTAGTCCGAATAACACGAATGTGGGGCATTCACATGAACATCATGCATCATTagctttttaatattaaataatattttatatatgctaAAATGTCAAATTGCTCATGATCAACtcgataataataattaaaaaaaccataatgaaaaaattaaagagctcTTGGATGCAAGCTTAAGATAATTTGAATTCAAAGATAATGTAATCATTTTACTtcgctaattaaaaaaaaaaaaacaaagcaacccTTGTaaactagttttattttatttattttgttttaaaaggtattttaGTTATctcactttataaaaaaaacaaaattaccttATTACCTTTattatcaaaatcttttttattaagatgGACAAATTAGTAATTTCACTGTTTCAATCTACAATGCCAATAAATCTAGAGTTACAATAAAACctccttccctttttttttaataatcatatctatacaataatttaaattttattattattattgaagaaaaatcattatataagtagataaataaatgaaacatttaataattttttaggtaacaaaactttaataaataaattaaaaaaaaaacacacacacactctggATCCGGTTTGTTTTAAATCCCGGGCCAAGTTGATTTTAATAGGTTAGGTTTTGGCTTTGTCGAGTAGTCGGCATTAATCTTCTGGAGAAACAGAATAGAGAGAGattaaaatccaataaaaaagcaaattatCGACCATGACTGGTAAtttcctttgattttcttaatgggtttttttgaatatattgttTATGATTAGATATATTGGTTGGTTGATAATCAGTTCCTTCCCAGTAGAGAAGAAGTGTTGCGTTGGGCTGCAGCAATGGGGCATGTTTATATCTATGTGTTAAGAACTGATTGATTGAATGAAATGAATTGGCAGACTATGGACAGGAGCAGGAGATGGAAATCGAAGCATTGGAAGCCATACTTATGGATGAGTTCAAAggtactttctttctttctttctttcttttttggtttttcccaAGGAAACAAACTAATGATATGCAATGACAGAAGTTCATTCTAGCGAGAGTGGCTTAAACACTTCTAATCGTTGCTTCCTAATAACAATATCTCCACAGGTTGGTTGGTTTGTTCTTACTTTACATACATTCTATCAGATTGGATCtctcttcaagttttttttttttttttgtatattagcACTGGctggaaaatattaatttgcttGTTTTTCTTCATATGTAATTACTTTGCTCTGTGGTCAACAGGATGATGACACGGATGAGTCTACTGACATTCCAGGTTATTCTCTTTATTTTGGTGCGATaaacatgttttgatttttgctaGATCAGTAGAATGAATTATCCCAGCATCCTACAGAATTTAAGAAACTTCCATAGCCATCTTGTTAAATTCAACTTCATGTTTGGCTTTTAGGACTGTTTTGGTGGGTGCCCTCCTTTGATCAGACttgagtatttatttattaagttcttTCCCATTTCCTTTGCAGTTCAGCTAGGTCTAGTTTTCTCCCACACTGAAAAGTATCCGGATGAACCTCCACTTTTGAACGTGAAGAGGTTAGTATGTACATGTTGCAGACATTCCTATGTGGAGGTGTTCCTTTCATGATCTAGTGTTCTCTAtctctatttaaaattaaaatgtattacttaaaagaaaattacttttttttgtctGTGGAGCTCAACTTTGCTCTCGGTGTGCTTTCCTTGATTTGTTAAATGCTTCTCAAATACCACACAAACATGTAACAGAAAAGGACCGCTGTTTTCCTAGCCACCTTCttccgaactccgattgaattgaaagattaaaaaagaagaaagaggcaAATAAGAGAGGGAGGAGGTGAAGACATTAGAGGCACACCTGCCTTGGACCCAGATTATAATGTTTATAGTTTGCCATCAAGGTTCTGAGCAAATAACAAGATTGCATGAGTATTCATGGACATTCATGGAGTCTCCATTGTTCTGTTAAGTTCGAAATCCTGTATAGGAAAGTTTATAATCAATATCAAGACTGACTTGGACCTAGAAAATAAACCTCTGATTCATAAAACCCTTAGAAAATTGACTGAAGTGCCAAAATACAGAAGGAAATTGTGGTTGCAGAATTACCAAAACTTGAAACAATAAGATAATTTGACCATGAATCAGTAAGGTACATTATTGAAAGAGTATTCATGATGCCTCACGCGCACCACTCACAAATCACAAGGAGAAGCTGCATTTACCTATCtgaaaattgtaagaaaaattagcCTCCCTTTTCCATGGTTGCATCAACTTTTTTACATGTCTGTGCTACATTGTTGCTTCCACTGCTGCACTGTCATCTCCAAAATATAGTTACAACCTGCAGCTCGTAAAAACGCTGTCAGTGAGAGTGGTACAGCAACCAGCTTACCTGCTTCAAAAGTGACTAGATATACAGTTATTGCTTGCTCCTGGTTTCTTCTTCTGTAGAGTCTCTATATCAACCTTGATATTTCTCTATGATGACAACGCAACGGAAATTCTTTGCAAATTCATTGTGGCTTGTGcatagatttttattaaaatgctATGTTCATGAAACCgtaaaatttttaaacttaattttcatgaaACAGAAATTCCTTGGTGTTTTGCAAGTATActgcttttctttcctttttatcacatttattttcattatttttattataagcaCTGACAGGACATCAAGCCGTAGAGGTAGCCAGCCTGCACTAAGTGCTATTTCGCAAGTATTCTTTCCACTCATCAAAAAAGCCTGACCTACAAAAATATAATGCTCATAGAAAGGTTGTTGAGTTCTTGTCTGTATGCTAAACGTTCAAATGCACTCAGAAATTGTTTAAACCACCTATCCTGCTAAAGTCAGTTGATGGGCTGTGTGGTGCAAGGGCTGGGTGATACTTAAGTAACATGGATCAAAATTACTACTGTCAAGTGATAAAAGTATGAACTATAATCGAACTATTATATAGATGAACCCTGTCTAGAGACATCTGATTGTTGTTCCTCTCTGTTCCAGCATACGAGGTATCCAAGCAGATGATCTTAAAACTTTGAAGGAAAAGCTTGAGCAAGAGGTAATTACTTgaactcaatatttttattttttactgtacCTTTTAAGAATGAAGTCAAGCTAGGTATCATACTTCTGATAGAGCTGTGTCTAACAATTTCTTATGCCTGGAAATGCTGAGGAATGTTAATGCACTCTATTCATGATGTGTTACTTGGGACAATGATGGGTAAATACAACAGAAAAATCCTCAAAAACCACTTAAGAAGAGCAAGAACTGAGATGGAACGGGCCACTGTGAAAGTGTAAATTCTGTAGTGCAGCAAAATATTCAATCCTCTAAATGagctgtttatttttgtttggtaaAATATGTGTATACTGTAAAGTGAATACACAATTCAGGAAACTGTGAGGTTATGCTAATAATTTGACTTGATAATATGCTTCACAGGCATCTGAAAATCTTGGTATGGCGATGGTCTACACACTAGTTACGTCTGCTAAAGAGTGGCTGTCTGAAAGATACAGTCAAGATGCCAGCAATGAGGACATTGAAAATGAAGAGGCAGCAAAAGATGATGTATGGATTCCTgtgttctgatttttttcttttttgttggcaGTATTCTTACTAgatttaagtgaaaaacataatttagcATTCCAAGATATGTCCACTAGATCTCAAAACCTTATCATATCACTGTGCATTGATAATTTCAGATGTTTGCCgttgtccttatttttattttcttaagaagcCACTTCATACCTGTTCATCCATTTACAGGTAATTGTACCACATGGAGAACCTGTTACTGTCGAGACATTTCTGGCTTGGAGAGAGAGATTTGAAGCAGAGTTGGCCCTTGAGCGAGCCAAGTAAGTTCTATTATTTGAACCCTATATTTTAGGGTCAAGGTTCCATTCCATTTTTGTTATTGGGATATGTTTCTTATCCTTGAAATCTTATGGTTGTCCACAGCTTGGAAACAAAATCATGccattttttgttcttgtcattgttgttattgtgtcatggtgtttttttaaccctaaataaaatttgttagtTGGCATAGCTACCCTTTTGTCATAGGGTATGGAGCGAGTAGATAGGGTTGCCTATTATTTTCATGAGGAGTTGAgagaatttaataatttctgtGAGACCTACTACCTTTGACATGGTTTGATTGCAAAACTTAAGTTGCAAATTGATGCTGCAAACTGATAGTTGAACAATTTTAGAACTCGATGGgtctaaaacaaaacattactAATTGAGATATGGTTGCTGCTTCTCATTTTGCTTTTCTGTTAATGttcattttgaaaacaattggAGAGAGGAAGGTGGGTCAAACCTTGAAGAAGTTGGCATCATTTGCTACTTTTAGGAGGTAccgttcaaaatattttttgttgttctcATGAGCAAGAGAATTGTGACTTCATGCTAAGCAAAAGATTAATCATACAGTAGACTCATCATGCATTAGTATGGAAAACCCACCTATAGGTTCTATTAGCTTATATAAAGaacagaagagaaaagaagagaaataaagGTGCTTGTTCATTGGAGTTTGCCAAGACAAGTTGTGGGACTTCAACGAGAACAGGTTTCATTTCGAATGCACTACAAGAGTGAAGTGGTTAGTTCATCTCATTGAAGAAGCCTTCTTTTATGTTCATACTATTCCCTAGAGGTTTCATGAAATTACAAGCACTGCCCAAAGCTTGAATGTTTGATAGATGACCCCTTCTATGTTTCAGATATGCAACAGAAACTGCGTTTTATACCCAAAATGACCTTTAAAATTACTCTATCTAATGGTAAGAGCATTTTGGTATAAAAGGTGATTTGtgtaatattttcttgaatggGGAGtatttacatgttattttattttgtcatttttcttaATAGCTTGCTACTTGGTTTAAATCACAAACAATCTAGAATTTCTTATTCCAAGTGATATTCTCCATGTTATGGGCAATATATAGTTGAGTCATTTGTTTCGTAGAtgtctttttatgttttatatagtaAGCATGTGATGCTGCTGTGTAAGGAAAAAGTGGATACGCAGTTTCAGATGATTTTCTTCTACATTTCACCTCACAAATAACCATGTGCTGCATTTTATGAAACTCTTTTTCTTAGATTATAATCATATCACTGGAATAATTCTTTGTTCAGTCATTAATTCATGACTAATGGCTGGGACCATTTTTCAGGTTGATGCCTGAGTCTGCTCTCACAGCTCCGAAGGAGAAGAAGCTTACAGGCAGACTGTGGTATGAAAGTGGAAAAGCGGTATGCTACCCCCAACTCGTCCTCCCTCTCATAAAGTGGATGCATAATTCAATTTCCCATGTTAAGATTTGATGGTATTCCCAAAATGTGCACTTAATAGACTGCTCTAAACTGTAGCATCTAAAGTATCTAGCATCTCTGATGATGTATGGTTTCTCAGTGGCTGAGCTGTAGCAGTCATCCTGTTCACTAATATTGCTTTGCTACCTGCGTTAGAGATGATATCCCATTTGCTCAATTTCAACTAATGATAGAATGATGTTTAATCAAGTTTGAAATGGATGATTAAATAACATTATTCTTTTTCCCCCAGTGCTAGCCCTTGGCTGGTGAAATTTTATTTCAGGTCatgaaatataaatcaagatgaaCCATCAATGCTCTTAGACGTCATTAATTCATCCTTTCATTGAGCAGGCTATTTCACTTGATTAAAGGCATTTTATTAACATTTGAGATCAACTCTGATTTATATTGCTAGCACTGGGATGGCTATTGATTGTCATTTTTACTGGCCATTCCAAATCACAGACCCAATTCCATAAGATAAAAGGAATGTAgtttctcaaaaataatttgaattctcTCATGCATCTTTTGCTGGCATATATCAATAGCAAGTTGGGTTCCACTCTAGATGTCTATCATAGAGATGGCTTGATGTTTAGATAGAAATTGCATTCTAATTTCTAACTGAACCTCTTTTATGCTAGAAGGTAAATAACATGTTGAGTCCCTTTTGCAGAAAGGTGCTATAGCAGTCAATGAAGGATCTGACGTGGAAGACGAGgaagaaattgattttgatgacGATGATTTTGAAGGTGATTCTTTATCTTCCTAGTCTACTATTCATAGTTTTGGCATTTTATAGGCATGGAGATTTTAGTTGGTAACTTGAATTTCAATGTCGGAACTTAATCATATGCATCCTGTTGAACTTTGTCCTTTCTTTATTTAATGgcagatgatgaagaagatatGCTCGAGCACTATCTGGCGGAGAAATCTGACTCTTCTCACTCTTCAAGGAAAGCTGCTTAAATAAAAGTATTTGGTGTTGTAATATAGGTTATTGAAGGCAAAGTGTGTATGAGCAATAAATTTTTGGGCGTTGTCCTACACGTATTTATCTCCTTTTCCCCTATGTATTTAATGAGTGAGGAAGAGGGATGTGTAGATCAGAGTGATTTCCTTTTGTTCATGTGAGGGGTTACTGGAGATGTAATTCAGAATTTAGAACAAGTTGGGAAAAATCTAGCACGTTAATCGAAGTGCTCTATTTGCTAAGTTAATCCATTATCACTACTGTGGCAGTGTTTGGTTAAGAGGTTACGTCTGtgttttaaacaaaacacaGATGCAAATtgtttagtaattaaaaaaatatcagttaCTGTTCATGGGTTCTACGGAATGCTATGATTGAaacgcaagaaaaaaaaaagcagctagGAGCTACTTCTTGCGCGGCAAAACACTGAACCATGCTTTACTGTTCACGTAAATAGTAGAAAGAGAAGCTTTTGAATGTAGAGATTTCTATGATGGTTATGCTTTTCGTAGTAAGTCCAAATTAGTTGAtgccattgtttttttatgaatcttatgatatttttatattaaataagtaTGATAATAACGTCTTATTactgttttagaaaaaattatgatagcCTTGGAAAAGAGATATATTTCtcgtataaaatttatttaaaaaattaatttattgtgtattatttataaaaaatattttttaatttttaattcatttccaagaaaatacatagagaataaataaataatttttaaaataaaaagttattaataattaattagttttattatatataaaaaaaataatcgattttaaattataagtgTGGACCTTTTTGAAATTAGATAGTAATTATGAATAGGTTTTTGTGATATTtagaattgtgttttttttaattaattattttttatattttttatcattttaatggaacaataaaaaactatCGAATGTAGTGGTGCGCGTCAACCACCACattatatttatgaatttgttgcAAGTTATGGAAATTATAGTTCTTGTCAGATGAAATATATACATGATGGAATTGTAaataatttaatggaataataaaaaatattttatataaagtattacttatttcattatgtaatagcaatagttaaatgtataatatttcaattaaaaactatcaatattaatatatatgttttttagttattttataactttaatttgaaaagcattcttaaccaaacacattatattactttttgttcaatttcagttttaaccaaacatatatttttctaaattaacttcaactaaaaatatttttataaaacagtttttttcaaatcataaccaCAACTGttaccataatatcaaacacactccAGACATTGGTATTGGCAGAAAAACGTGAAAATAAAGTCGGGGAAAGCAGCGACGGCGTGTCATCTCCAGCCTTCCAAACCTCTCACAATTCTCAGTCTCGAGCTCCGGCACATGAAGTAAGGCTTCACCCCAATAAATGGGAACCTATAATGAAGATGCAGATTCGCTTTGGCTGACAAACAGCAAGGATCTGTTCGTTCTCTACTGTTTGAGATGGAGCTCCCATGGAGGAAGGAGAACATCCTTTCTTGCGCCATTAGATACATGTAAATGAGAGCATTTTTCCACTTATCGAGCTGGTAAAAATCTACTCCAGCATGACATAAAATTCATGAATTAACTGTGTTCTTTGGTTCTAAATCCATGTTCAAGTTACTAGTTGAAAAGATCAGAATATAAAGCGAAGGCGTGAACATTTTTCTCAAAGAATAGCAACGATGAatgattttatttctaataacaGTATTAGAATATTTCACATGACAGCAACATCTGGATTGATTAATGGGTCCAGATTAGAACACACACCCCTTTGGGCTCTGGCGCCCTTCTATTATACCACCACTAGAACTaatttttacaataaatatGTTGTAATAAACCCCCCGCCAATTATCATTTTGTGTCTCAGTTGATATTACACGAGTCGAGATACAGATCTTGGACCTTCCCTGGCATTAAAGATCCGCATGACGTTGCCGATAATATGATCACTTCTTTATGCCAAGGAGTGCCGCCTTCAGAGATCATATAACTTTAGTGAAGCATGTGAATTATATGTTATCCTTGACTTCTATACGCATCCTTGATCAGACATAGCTTGAGCAATGGTTAGAAAAGCAGAGATGACAGCTCCGTGCACCAACGCCCTGAGAAGAACAAAAGATGAAAAGGCAGATAAGGAAAATAATATATCTCTCGTGTTACAGGCtcaaaataatttcatgtaTCGCATCATTTTGGCCTTTGGTAGTCTGTAGAATCTCCCTACAACGAAACTAACAAAACCAAAACACTGATGCGTGTAAACTAATTTCAGTGAATAGGTTTTTTAAACCTATCACTTGTTACACTAATGAAGTCACTAGACGTGTTCTCAATTCATGAATTTGTGGACTGTAAACAACATCATGAAACCTTCACGGTTTCGACTTTTGAAGAGCAGGAATTCAAAAAATGCTCGTAGTAGATTGAACCAAGTCACCAAACCATCAGCTCTTCTAACTGTAGCGTCCCAAAACTGTCAACTTCTTTGTTAGATTTAGACTCTCAAGGACAACATCTCAATAACTAGTTTCTGATACATAGCACACCATGTGATAACATCATATagtaagaaacaaaaatcaaaaactccttgcataataatataaatcgtGAAACGTGAGCGCTCTCAAGATGCTCTACATAAGAATTTTCAGACACTCATTCCCCCAACTGCTTGCTATGGGTCGCTTGGATCACAcataaaagacaaaattttaGACATGATA is a window encoding:
- the LOC18094849 gene encoding uncharacterized protein LOC18094849 isoform X2, with the protein product MTDYGQEQEMEIEALEAILMDEFKVHSSESGLNTSNRCFLITISPQDDDTDESTDIPVQLGLVFSHTEKYPDEPPLLNVKSIRGIQADDLKTLKEKLEQEASENLGMAMVYTLVTSAKEWLSERYSQDASNEDIENEEAAKDDVIVPHGEPVTVETFLAWRERFEAELALERAKLMPESALTAPKEKKLTGRLWYESGKAKGAIAVNEGSDVEDEEEIDFDDDDFEDDEEDMLEHYLAEKSDSSHSSRKAA
- the LOC18094849 gene encoding uncharacterized protein LOC18094849 isoform X1, giving the protein MTDYGQEQEMEIEALEAILMDEFKEVHSSESGLNTSNRCFLITISPQDDDTDESTDIPVQLGLVFSHTEKYPDEPPLLNVKSIRGIQADDLKTLKEKLEQEASENLGMAMVYTLVTSAKEWLSERYSQDASNEDIENEEAAKDDVIVPHGEPVTVETFLAWRERFEAELALERAKLMPESALTAPKEKKLTGRLWYESGKAKGAIAVNEGSDVEDEEEIDFDDDDFEDDEEDMLEHYLAEKSDSSHSSRKAA